In Armatimonadota bacterium, one genomic interval encodes:
- a CDS encoding Gfo/Idh/MocA family oxidoreductase, which yields MKILIVGAGGIGLKHIRAFNGVEPRPKLFATDPRRESLERAAELGVEPLAAGLDSLDLSGFDGVVICAPAPFHVPMAARCLREGIPVLSEKPLSHAWDGVDELIALSEQPGAPSSGVAYVRRYHPLHRKAAELIASGDLGEMLVCRVNTGQPFTTYRPDYKEIYYARRDMGGGCLLDAASHHIDLVQSYMGPIRDMTGFIRHLALEGVEVEDAVALSFDFSRNGALGTMNTNQFQPHNEGIIEFAGTEGFLRIVEPEFTCRIFRKGAADWEDFEVEQADYLEAMRRQAQAFVDVIDGGPALLTSIRDAAHTLRLCLNVLESQHD from the coding sequence ATGAAGATACTGATCGTCGGGGCGGGAGGCATCGGCCTCAAGCACATCCGCGCGTTCAACGGGGTCGAACCGAGACCGAAGCTCTTCGCCACCGACCCGCGCAGGGAGTCGCTCGAGCGCGCCGCCGAACTCGGCGTCGAGCCGCTGGCCGCCGGATTGGATTCGCTCGACCTCTCGGGGTTCGACGGGGTCGTGATCTGCGCCCCCGCTCCGTTCCACGTCCCGATGGCCGCCCGATGTCTCCGAGAGGGCATCCCGGTGCTCTCCGAGAAACCGCTCTCCCACGCGTGGGACGGCGTCGACGAACTGATCGCTCTTTCTGAGCAGCCGGGAGCGCCTTCGTCGGGCGTCGCATACGTCCGCCGGTATCATCCACTCCATCGTAAGGCCGCCGAGCTGATTGCATCCGGCGACTTGGGCGAGATGCTCGTCTGCCGGGTCAACACCGGCCAGCCGTTCACGACCTACCGGCCGGACTACAAAGAGATCTATTACGCCCGCCGGGACATGGGCGGCGGGTGCCTGCTCGACGCGGCGAGCCACCACATAGACCTGGTGCAGTCGTACATGGGGCCTATCCGCGATATGACCGGGTTCATCCGCCACCTCGCGCTCGAAGGCGTCGAAGTCGAGGATGCCGTTGCGCTCTCCTTCGATTTCTCTCGGAACGGCGCGCTCGGCACGATGAACACCAACCAGTTTCAGCCGCACAACGAGGGCATCATCGAGTTCGCGGGGACGGAGGGTTTCCTGCGGATCGTCGAGCCGGAGTTCACGTGCCGGATATTCCGCAAAGGCGCCGCCGATTGGGAGGACTTTGAGGTCGAACAGGCCGACTACCTGGAGGCAATGAGGCGTCAGGCGCAGGCGTTCGTAGATGTGATAGACGGCGGCCCGGCGCTTCTCACGAGCATCCGCGACGCGGCGCACACCCTCCGCCTGTGCCTGAATGTGCTGGAGAGCCAACATGACTGA
- a CDS encoding sugar phosphate isomerase/epimerase codes for MKKSISYWSFPGGLDGAKPAAEAMKEAKAAGFEAIELGYGVTGEVSLESSDARLAKVRQASKDIGIEIASLGCALHFQWPFTSDDPGIRSKAMGVARKALAAARELGTDAVLIVPGAVDVPWDPAFPKVRYDDAYARAAECFGELIPDAEAAGVVICAENVWNKFLLSPLEIAAFIDRLDSPWVRAYFDVGNCVVSGFPQDWIRVLGKRIKRVHIKDFRRSVGNMNGFVDLLSGDVDWPEVVRALEDVGYDGPVTAEMIPPYRHHPEVLIENTSRAMDAILGRRQ; via the coding sequence ATGAAGAAGAGCATCAGCTACTGGTCTTTCCCCGGCGGACTCGACGGCGCGAAACCCGCCGCCGAAGCGATGAAGGAGGCGAAGGCCGCCGGTTTCGAAGCGATCGAGTTGGGGTACGGCGTCACCGGCGAGGTCTCGCTCGAATCGTCAGACGCTCGACTGGCGAAGGTCCGCCAGGCGTCGAAGGACATCGGCATCGAGATCGCCAGCCTCGGATGCGCCCTGCATTTCCAGTGGCCGTTCACGTCCGACGACCCGGGTATCCGCTCGAAGGCGATGGGGGTCGCCCGCAAGGCGCTCGCCGCCGCCCGCGAACTCGGCACCGACGCCGTCCTGATCGTGCCCGGGGCGGTGGACGTCCCCTGGGACCCCGCTTTCCCGAAGGTCCGGTACGACGACGCATACGCCCGCGCGGCCGAGTGCTTCGGCGAGCTGATCCCGGATGCCGAGGCGGCGGGCGTCGTCATCTGCGCCGAGAACGTGTGGAACAAGTTCCTGCTCAGCCCGCTGGAGATCGCCGCGTTCATAGACCGGCTCGACAGCCCGTGGGTACGGGCGTACTTCGACGTCGGCAACTGCGTCGTCAGCGGCTTCCCGCAGGACTGGATACGCGTGCTCGGCAAGCGGATCAAGCGCGTGCACATCAAGGACTTCCGCAGGAGCGTCGGCAACATGAACGGGTTCGTGGACCTGCTCAGCGGCGACGTGGACTGGCCGGAGGTAGTCCGGGCGCTCGAGGACGTCGGCTACGACGGCCCTGTCACCGCCGAGATGATCCCGCCGTACCGCCACCATCCGGAGGTGCTGATCGAGAACACCTCGCGTGCGATGGATGCGATCCTGGGGAGAAGGCAGTAG